One Terriglobia bacterium genomic window carries:
- a CDS encoding formylglycine-generating enzyme family protein, protein MKRILIAALTFGACGLLAQNQIIQQKSAELKNDAGIEFVQIQPGQFMMGCSVGDIDCNADERPIHQVQLSKPYQIGKYELTQAQWQSVMGSNPSTIKGDDRPVETVSKDEAHEFLNRLNARNDGYHYRLPTEAEWEYAARAGSATPYAGKLDEIGWYNGNSDDETHPVGQKKPNPWGLYDMEGNVREWVEDMYSANYYKTSPAVDPTGPAGGGGGRGGRGGRRGGRGFGGRRGNFGGPPPGGPPTDGTPSPNGPPPNGARGFGGGRAGRGGPDGQRGGGLVRGLPVIRGGAWDNPATYLRVSARYSYYGSTLRVSDLGFRVVREPEVKQ, encoded by the coding sequence ATGAAGCGGATCCTTATCGCCGCACTCACGTTCGGCGCGTGCGGCTTGCTTGCTCAAAATCAAATCATTCAGCAGAAATCAGCAGAGCTTAAGAACGACGCTGGTATCGAATTCGTCCAGATCCAGCCAGGCCAATTCATGATGGGCTGTTCTGTCGGGGACATCGATTGCAATGCCGATGAGCGGCCGATCCATCAGGTTCAACTCAGCAAGCCTTACCAGATCGGAAAATACGAGCTGACCCAGGCTCAGTGGCAAAGCGTGATGGGCTCCAACCCCAGCACGATCAAGGGCGACGACCGTCCGGTCGAAACCGTCAGCAAAGATGAAGCGCACGAATTCCTGAATCGCCTGAACGCGCGCAATGACGGCTATCACTACCGGTTGCCGACAGAAGCGGAATGGGAATACGCAGCCCGCGCCGGGTCTGCAACACCCTACGCCGGGAAACTTGATGAGATTGGCTGGTACAACGGCAATTCCGACGACGAAACGCACCCGGTCGGCCAGAAGAAACCGAATCCGTGGGGCCTGTACGATATGGAAGGCAACGTCCGGGAGTGGGTCGAGGATATGTACTCCGCGAACTACTACAAGACCAGCCCTGCCGTCGATCCGACCGGTCCGGCAGGCGGTGGGGGCGGACGTGGAGGCCGTGGCGGACGGCGCGGTGGTCGTGGCTTTGGCGGCCGCAGAGGGAATTTTGGCGGACCGCCTCCCGGAGGCCCTCCGACGGACGGAACACCTTCTCCGAATGGCCCGCCGCCAAACGGCGCGCGAGGCTTCGGCGGGGGGCGAGCAGGACGTGGAGGACCTGACGGACAACGGGGCGGCGGCCTGGTTCGAGGCTTGCCGGTAATACGCGGCGGCGCCTGGGACAATCCCGCGACTTATCTGCGCGTCTCGGCCCGTTACAGTTATTACGGATCCACCCTCAGAGTCAGTGATCTGGGTTTCCGCGTGGTTCGTGAACCGGAGGTGAAGCAATGA
- a CDS encoding amidohydrolase family protein, whose protein sequence is MSKKNLSRRHFFAAGAAAAVSTAASAQVPVVNLGPEQDLLLVNGRIHTMDNRDTIVSTVTIRNGRFIAAGNTRPATQTGLRVIDLKGRTVVPGLIEAHIHSVSLGNRPGYHTILENTASVREIQEALAARRKNVPEGQWITSMGGWHPNQWAEHRHPTLRELDDAVPDRPVLLYERFTGPCATNSLGKAFFDAADAAPPVHPAIVKINASQTGAIAAATQTGGGPSASALFHLRRMQTFEDKRRSTLDAMNYSASVGLTTHLDQVLFPTPGPLHPNQILSNLDQYRMYDAWLSLHREGKAIIRLQTNFLQNQNDPQLPELKERLRNQFQFFGDDMMMTGAIGEWAAPLGAGAVWQEAQRLVGQAGWRNENAVQNLAGLTQVVDAYEKVNKDFDITNLRWVVHHVPNVTPDLLTRLQRLGCGVQMAAFRWVTSTDPNVTAGAPFRTILDHGIQAGMHGDGVHISPLNPWLHIYYATTGINSFGAQVNAGQHLTRQEALRLFTRGNSWFLRMEDKAGSIEPGKLADLAVLNKDYFAVNDSDIRQIRSVMTIVGGKVVYEAGVS, encoded by the coding sequence ATGAGCAAAAAGAACCTTTCTCGCCGTCATTTCTTCGCCGCTGGCGCAGCTGCGGCGGTATCCACAGCAGCCTCCGCACAGGTTCCGGTGGTGAACCTTGGGCCTGAGCAGGATTTGCTGCTGGTCAATGGCCGCATTCACACCATGGATAACCGGGACACGATCGTCAGCACGGTCACGATCCGGAACGGGCGTTTCATTGCGGCCGGCAATACGCGGCCTGCGACACAGACCGGACTGCGGGTGATCGATCTGAAAGGCCGGACCGTGGTGCCCGGACTGATCGAAGCGCATATCCATAGTGTGAGCCTGGGCAACCGTCCGGGATATCACACGATTCTCGAAAACACGGCATCGGTCCGGGAGATTCAGGAAGCCCTTGCGGCCCGGCGGAAAAACGTGCCCGAAGGACAATGGATCACTTCGATGGGCGGATGGCATCCGAACCAGTGGGCGGAACACCGGCATCCCACCCTTCGCGAACTCGACGATGCCGTTCCCGACCGGCCTGTCTTGCTCTACGAAAGATTCACCGGACCATGCGCCACGAACAGTCTCGGCAAGGCCTTCTTCGATGCCGCCGATGCCGCTCCGCCTGTCCATCCGGCGATCGTCAAAATAAACGCTTCGCAGACCGGAGCCATCGCCGCCGCCACTCAAACCGGCGGAGGACCATCGGCCAGCGCGCTTTTTCACCTGCGGCGCATGCAGACATTCGAAGACAAACGGCGCAGCACTCTCGATGCGATGAATTATTCGGCGAGCGTCGGCCTGACGACGCACCTCGACCAGGTGCTGTTTCCGACACCCGGTCCGCTGCATCCGAATCAGATTCTTTCGAACCTCGATCAGTACCGGATGTACGACGCCTGGCTTTCGCTGCATCGCGAAGGCAAAGCCATCATCCGGCTGCAGACGAATTTTCTGCAGAACCAGAACGATCCGCAGTTGCCCGAATTGAAGGAGCGGCTCAGAAACCAGTTTCAGTTCTTCGGCGACGACATGATGATGACCGGCGCCATCGGAGAGTGGGCCGCACCGCTCGGAGCCGGTGCGGTCTGGCAGGAAGCGCAGCGCCTGGTGGGCCAGGCCGGATGGCGCAACGAAAACGCGGTTCAAAACCTCGCCGGCTTGACGCAGGTGGTGGACGCGTATGAAAAGGTCAACAAAGATTTCGATATCACGAACCTGCGCTGGGTGGTCCACCACGTACCGAATGTCACTCCTGACCTCCTGACGCGCCTGCAACGGCTCGGCTGCGGCGTGCAGATGGCCGCCTTCCGCTGGGTGACATCAACCGATCCCAACGTAACGGCCGGCGCGCCATTCCGCACTATTCTGGATCACGGCATTCAGGCCGGCATGCATGGTGATGGGGTTCACATCTCGCCGCTGAATCCGTGGCTTCACATTTATTACGCCACCACCGGCATCAACTCTTTCGGTGCCCAGGTCAACGCCGGTCAACATCTCACGCGGCAGGAAGCGCTGCGTCTTTTCACGCGCGGCAACAGCTGGTTTTTGCGGATGGAAGACAAAGCCGGTTCCATCGAGCCGGGGAAACTCGCAGACCTCGCCGTGCTCAATAAAGATTACTTTGCGGTGAACGATTCGGACATCAGGCAAATCCGGTCGGTAATGACAATTGTCGGCGGAAAAGTCGTCTACGAGGCGGGAGTGTCATAG
- the ilvD gene encoding dihydroxy-acid dehydratase, with the protein MTAQLNKYSSRITEPKSQGASQAMLYATGLSDEDMKKPQVGISSVWYEGNSCNMHLLHLAEKVKEGVQEAGLVGYRFNTIGVSDGIAMGTDGMSYSLQSRDLIADSIETTMSAQWYDANVSLPGCDKNMPGCVMAMGRLNRPSLMIYGGTIRAGSSAGQKLDIISAFQSYGEYLSGKIDDKRRAEIVRHACPGAGACGGMYTANTMASAIEMLGMSLPYSSSTPAEDPLKLDECLRAGAAIRKLLELDLKPRDIMTREAFENAIVLIMALGGSTNAVLHLIAMARSVDVPLTIDDFQRISDRVPLLADFKPSGYYVMEDLHSVGGIPAVIKVLLAEGLIHGDCMTVTGRTVRENVKDLPGLSADQQIVRPLKNPIHSRGHLQILKGNLAPEGAVAKITGKEGLRFSGPAKVYDSEEDMLHALERKEIQKGDVIVIRYEGPKGGPGMPEMLTPTSAVMGAGLGKDVALITDGRFSGGSHGFIVGHITPEAQEGGPIALIRSGDRITIDAEKNLLTLDIPESELAARRNAWKMPPFKATRGTLAKYIRAVKNASFGCVTDE; encoded by the coding sequence ATGACTGCGCAATTGAACAAATACAGCTCGCGAATCACCGAGCCGAAATCCCAGGGCGCCTCGCAAGCCATGCTTTATGCGACAGGCTTGTCCGACGAGGACATGAAGAAACCTCAAGTCGGCATTTCCAGCGTCTGGTACGAGGGGAATTCCTGCAACATGCATCTTCTGCATCTTGCCGAAAAGGTTAAAGAGGGGGTTCAGGAAGCCGGCCTGGTCGGCTATCGCTTCAACACGATCGGCGTGAGCGACGGCATCGCCATGGGGACCGACGGTATGAGCTATTCGCTCCAGTCGCGCGATCTGATCGCCGATTCCATCGAAACCACGATGAGCGCGCAATGGTATGACGCGAATGTCTCGCTTCCCGGCTGCGACAAGAACATGCCCGGCTGCGTCATGGCAATGGGACGGCTCAACCGTCCTTCGTTGATGATCTATGGCGGAACGATCCGGGCCGGTTCGAGCGCGGGGCAGAAACTCGACATCATTTCCGCGTTCCAGAGTTACGGCGAATATCTTTCGGGAAAGATCGACGACAAACGGCGGGCGGAGATCGTGCGCCATGCCTGCCCGGGCGCCGGCGCCTGCGGCGGCATGTACACGGCGAACACCATGGCATCGGCTATCGAGATGCTCGGTATGTCGCTGCCTTACAGCTCGTCGACTCCGGCGGAAGATCCATTGAAACTGGATGAATGTTTGCGCGCCGGGGCTGCGATTCGCAAGCTGCTCGAACTCGATCTGAAGCCGCGCGACATCATGACGCGCGAGGCATTCGAAAATGCAATCGTCCTGATCATGGCGCTGGGCGGCTCGACAAATGCCGTTCTGCATTTGATCGCGATGGCTCGATCGGTGGACGTGCCGTTGACGATCGACGATTTTCAGCGGATCAGCGATCGCGTACCGCTGCTGGCGGATTTCAAGCCGAGCGGCTATTACGTGATGGAAGATCTGCATAGCGTGGGGGGCATTCCCGCAGTCATCAAAGTGTTGCTGGCGGAGGGGCTGATTCATGGCGACTGCATGACGGTGACCGGCAGGACGGTGCGGGAAAATGTGAAGGACCTGCCCGGCCTGTCCGCAGATCAGCAAATCGTCCGGCCGTTGAAGAACCCGATTCACTCTCGCGGGCACCTGCAGATTCTGAAGGGCAATCTCGCTCCGGAGGGCGCCGTAGCGAAAATTACGGGCAAGGAAGGATTGCGATTCTCCGGTCCGGCCAAGGTCTATGATTCAGAGGAAGACATGTTGCACGCGCTCGAGCGCAAGGAAATCCAGAAGGGCGATGTGATCGTCATTCGTTATGAAGGACCGAAAGGCGGGCCGGGAATGCCGGAAATGCTGACGCCGACCTCGGCAGTGATGGGCGCGGGCCTCGGCAAAGACGTGGCGCTGATCACCGACGGCCGTTTTTCCGGCGGCTCTCACGGTTTCATCGTCGGGCATATCACGCCCGAAGCGCAGGAAGGCGGTCCGATTGCTCTGATCCGGAGCGGCGATCGCATCACGATCGATGCCGAAAAAAATCTGCTGACGCTGGATATTCCGGAAAGTGAACTTGCCGCCCGCCGCAATGCCTGGAAGATGCCGCCGTTCAAAGCGACACGCGGGACGCTTGCAAAGTACATCCGGGCGGTCAAGAACGCCAGCTTCGGCTGCGTCACCGACGAGTAG
- the lptC gene encoding LPS export ABC transporter periplasmic protein LptC, giving the protein MRSLQLLLPIVVAVLIAIPTWNYFMRHEPKPAQPRQGRQLPAGASVHTDGFTFSQTEGGRTSYTVRAKTYLGVKDNKSNKSMLEDVDVTVYGATDKVPTRTIRGKHCIYDQDTSDFQCHENVQIQLDPRTTIYTEELFYNHETGAATSPGHAHLEQEGTTGEADRFDYGFNSGLLNLYGHVKVDTPQHTELQTGTAAFQEKENWTTMAGGVYIQSPTGWMRGTSGRSELTPGTFKPKTITLQDGVTGESHPKDGREVLKIKGDWLNADISPEGNAERVLTRGHAEMEKAAGDQQQRLTGAEIDTTFNRGKVDVADARQNAKMIMGNDQTLESSEIWTNAGGTVQTRDKSVLKLGDSTIEGREFHIENAEDAVTFSTPRPANMKKQGGQESSADQMDARFDSRTNMLIELVQKGHFQFRSPQYEGHAQRGRFEDGGDVVVLDGSPVVNDSEKHLQAEQIRLNQKDNSFIATKNVSTVMKNSDEQILVKAARAEGGSDSMLYTGSVQLWRGDTYIKSDRLKASGMGDQNSKVHAEAAPGGKVQSTLQNVRSTSDTLDYDQDGGTIHYTGHVSARKQDMIVEAPDMVVHFRDNMVTDMVATGGVKVTREDQIGTGDRAVYEAATNLVTLNGKPAKVRDIEHGLLQGPTAEMRNKGQNVLVQSKDGEHTVTQHPVKKQQ; this is encoded by the coding sequence GTGCGGTCGCTGCAACTGCTGCTGCCGATCGTCGTTGCGGTGTTGATCGCGATTCCGACGTGGAATTACTTCATGCGGCATGAGCCGAAGCCAGCCCAACCCAGGCAGGGGCGTCAATTACCGGCCGGCGCATCTGTTCATACCGACGGTTTCACGTTCTCACAAACGGAAGGCGGCCGCACCTCCTACACCGTTCGAGCCAAGACCTATCTGGGAGTCAAAGACAACAAGAGCAACAAGAGCATGCTCGAAGATGTCGATGTGACGGTCTATGGCGCCACGGACAAGGTTCCGACGCGGACGATTCGCGGAAAGCACTGCATCTATGACCAGGATACAAGTGATTTTCAATGCCACGAGAACGTGCAGATTCAGCTCGATCCCCGGACGACCATTTATACCGAAGAGCTCTTCTATAACCATGAGACCGGCGCTGCGACTTCGCCCGGCCATGCGCATCTCGAGCAGGAAGGCACAACCGGCGAGGCGGACCGTTTCGATTACGGCTTCAACAGCGGCCTGCTGAATCTCTACGGCCACGTCAAAGTCGATACGCCGCAACACACCGAACTGCAAACCGGCACCGCTGCTTTTCAAGAAAAGGAAAACTGGACGACGATGGCGGGGGGTGTCTACATCCAATCGCCCACCGGCTGGATGCGCGGAACATCCGGCCGATCGGAGCTGACGCCCGGGACATTCAAGCCCAAGACGATAACGCTTCAGGATGGAGTCACGGGAGAATCCCATCCGAAAGACGGCAGGGAAGTCCTGAAAATCAAGGGCGATTGGCTGAACGCCGACATTTCGCCCGAAGGAAACGCCGAGCGCGTCCTCACGCGGGGTCATGCGGAGATGGAAAAGGCCGCCGGGGACCAGCAGCAGCGCTTGACGGGCGCCGAGATCGACACCACTTTCAATCGGGGGAAAGTAGATGTTGCCGATGCCCGCCAGAATGCGAAGATGATCATGGGGAACGATCAGACTCTCGAGTCGTCCGAAATCTGGACGAATGCGGGCGGTACCGTACAGACACGGGATAAGTCGGTCCTGAAGCTCGGTGACTCGACCATCGAGGGGCGAGAGTTCCATATCGAGAACGCCGAGGATGCCGTCACCTTCAGTACCCCTCGCCCCGCGAATATGAAAAAGCAAGGAGGCCAGGAGAGCTCGGCGGATCAGATGGATGCCCGCTTCGACAGCCGCACCAATATGCTCATCGAACTCGTCCAGAAAGGACACTTTCAGTTTCGCAGCCCGCAGTATGAGGGACATGCGCAACGGGGGCGCTTTGAAGACGGCGGCGACGTCGTGGTTCTGGACGGCTCCCCTGTGGTCAACGACTCCGAAAAGCATCTCCAGGCGGAACAGATTCGCTTGAACCAGAAGGACAACTCGTTCATTGCGACGAAGAATGTGTCCACCGTCATGAAGAATTCCGACGAACAGATCCTGGTCAAAGCCGCGCGCGCCGAAGGCGGCTCCGACTCGATGCTGTATACGGGAAGTGTGCAGCTTTGGCGTGGTGACACTTACATCAAATCGGACCGGCTGAAGGCCTCCGGAATGGGGGACCAGAACAGCAAGGTCCACGCGGAAGCCGCCCCCGGCGGAAAAGTGCAATCCACGCTTCAGAATGTGCGCTCGACTTCGGATACTCTCGATTACGACCAGGACGGGGGCACGATTCACTATACCGGGCATGTCAGCGCCCGAAAGCAGGATATGATCGTCGAAGCGCCAGACATGGTGGTTCATTTCCGGGACAATATGGTCACGGACATGGTCGCGACCGGCGGCGTAAAGGTCACGCGCGAAGATCAGATCGGAACCGGCGACCGCGCGGTTTACGAGGCGGCGACAAATCTCGTTACGCTGAACGGAAAGCCGGCAAAAGTCCGCGATATCGAACACGGCCTGCTGCAGGGCCCTACCGCGGAGATGCGGAATAAGGGGCAGAATGTCCTGGTTCAGAGCAAAGACGGCGAGCACACCGTCACGCAGCACCCAGTCAAGAAACAACAATAG
- the lptB gene encoding LPS export ABC transporter ATP-binding protein, with protein sequence MTALRTIEVTKSYKGRKVVQSVSLGVGQGEVVGLLGPNGAGKTTTFYMIVGLTRPDSGSVLLGEHDITDLPMYLRAKNGISYLPQEASVFRKLTVEANIMAILETLPLSSKERTERMDGLLDEFGIDHVRKSLADTLSGGERRRVEIARSLVISPKFILLDEPFSGIDPITVLEIQKIINHLKSKQIGVLITDHNVRETLQVTDRAYIINNGSIFRSGTPRELGNDSEVKRVYLGEHFSLN encoded by the coding sequence ATGACCGCACTGCGCACCATAGAAGTCACCAAATCTTACAAGGGCCGCAAAGTCGTGCAGAGTGTGAGTCTGGGTGTCGGCCAGGGAGAGGTCGTTGGATTGCTAGGACCAAATGGAGCCGGTAAGACGACGACGTTCTACATGATCGTCGGATTGACGCGGCCGGATTCGGGTTCTGTGCTGCTTGGCGAGCACGACATCACGGATCTTCCCATGTATTTGCGGGCAAAGAATGGAATCAGTTATCTGCCACAGGAAGCATCAGTGTTCCGTAAGTTGACCGTCGAGGCCAACATTATGGCAATCCTCGAGACGCTGCCGCTTTCGAGCAAAGAGCGCACGGAGAGGATGGACGGGTTGCTCGACGAATTTGGTATCGATCACGTGAGAAAGAGTCTCGCGGATACGTTATCGGGCGGTGAGAGGCGCAGGGTGGAAATCGCAAGATCGCTGGTCATTTCTCCAAAGTTTATTCTGCTGGATGAACCGTTTTCGGGAATCGATCCGATTACGGTACTGGAGATCCAAAAGATCATTAACCATTTGAAATCCAAGCAGATCGGGGTTTTGATCACCGACCACAACGTCAGAGAAACCTTGCAGGTCACGGACCGCGCCTATATCATCAACAATGGATCGATTTTTCGATCCGGCACCCCCAGGGAACTCGGAAATGACAGCGAGGTCAAGAGGGTTTATCTGGGAGAGCATTTCAGTCTAAATTAG
- the rpoN gene encoding RNA polymerase factor sigma-54 translates to MAFQDLKLVTKLAQKQVLTPGLVQMVSLLTLNKLELTEMIQQELVQNPVLEEGTEIVESTTPEIELGQDSPEQAAQSAGGDVDGTDAEYQSLREAAERDHCVTEPEATPEATIEAAAPQEPEPAADDPYADIDFQSFDQYLNDGASRPRETEIFEKPSFENFLAKPQTLTDHLEWQLGLATMEENIRLGCHSIIGNLNEDGYLCAVDEGGREIPIILEEIAESGEHALEDVQKALEIVQQFDPPGVAARDLRECLLIQLKFIGEDESLAVDVVRDHLHKLQNKQFKEIAKALNKPLSAIMEEVEIIKQLDPRPGQKYNRSQPRLIEPDVFIVKVGGQYTVVTNEDEVPQLRLSPTYRHMLERDSLNKDVKNYVKDCFKSAVQLLKNIEQRKHIIVKVCEAIIRRQGEFLDRGIDQLKPMMIKDVAEEVGVHPSTVSRAVANKFAHTAQGVFELRYFFSEAVNGPLGNGTSLLIVKRKVKKFIECEDPRSPLTDEKIAQMLKEEGISVTRRSITKYREDLRIPSTHQRRIRS, encoded by the coding sequence ATGGCGTTTCAGGATCTCAAGTTAGTTACAAAACTCGCGCAAAAGCAGGTCCTCACCCCCGGACTCGTCCAGATGGTGAGCTTGCTGACACTGAATAAGCTCGAATTGACGGAAATGATTCAGCAGGAGCTGGTTCAGAATCCTGTGCTCGAGGAAGGAACCGAAATCGTCGAGAGCACCACTCCCGAGATCGAGCTGGGGCAGGACAGCCCCGAACAGGCGGCTCAATCCGCCGGAGGCGATGTCGACGGGACGGATGCCGAATACCAGTCGCTCCGGGAAGCTGCGGAACGGGACCACTGCGTTACCGAGCCTGAAGCCACGCCCGAGGCAACAATCGAGGCCGCGGCCCCGCAGGAACCGGAACCGGCTGCCGATGATCCCTACGCGGACATCGATTTCCAAAGCTTCGATCAGTACCTGAATGACGGTGCCTCCCGTCCGCGTGAAACCGAGATTTTCGAGAAGCCGTCGTTCGAGAATTTCCTGGCCAAGCCCCAGACCCTGACAGACCATCTCGAATGGCAATTGGGTCTGGCCACCATGGAAGAAAACATCCGGCTGGGCTGCCATTCGATCATCGGAAACCTGAACGAAGACGGGTACCTGTGTGCCGTCGACGAAGGTGGCCGCGAGATCCCGATTATCCTGGAAGAGATCGCCGAAAGCGGCGAGCACGCGCTTGAAGATGTCCAGAAGGCCCTCGAGATCGTGCAGCAGTTCGATCCTCCCGGCGTCGCGGCTCGCGATTTACGCGAATGCCTGCTGATCCAGCTGAAGTTTATCGGCGAAGACGAAAGCCTCGCCGTCGATGTCGTTCGCGACCACCTTCACAAACTCCAGAACAAGCAGTTCAAGGAAATCGCGAAGGCGCTCAACAAACCGCTGAGTGCCATCATGGAGGAAGTCGAGATCATCAAGCAACTCGATCCGCGGCCCGGCCAGAAATACAATCGGTCGCAGCCCCGCTTGATCGAACCGGATGTCTTCATCGTGAAGGTGGGCGGCCAGTACACCGTCGTCACCAACGAAGACGAAGTTCCACAGCTGCGGCTCAGTCCCACCTACCGGCACATGCTGGAGCGCGATTCGCTCAACAAAGACGTCAAGAATTACGTCAAGGACTGCTTCAAATCGGCCGTGCAGCTGCTGAAGAACATCGAACAGCGCAAGCACATCATTGTCAAAGTCTGCGAAGCCATCATTCGCCGCCAGGGTGAATTCCTGGACAGAGGTATCGATCAGCTGAAGCCGATGATGATCAAGGATGTCGCGGAAGAAGTCGGGGTGCACCCGTCGACAGTCAGCCGGGCCGTTGCCAACAAGTTCGCCCATACGGCGCAGGGCGTCTTCGAATTGCGTTACTTTTTCTCGGAAGCGGTGAACGGTCCGTTGGGGAACGGAACGTCGCTGCTGATCGTGAAACGCAAGGTCAAGAAATTTATAGAGTGCGAGGATCCGCGCAGCCCTCTGACGGATGAGAAGATTGCACAGATGTTGAAAGAGGAGGGTATCTCCGTTACGCGCCGGAGCATTACGAAATACCGGGAAGACTTGAGGATTCCGAGTACACATCAGCGTCGCATCAGATCGTAG
- the raiA gene encoding ribosome-associated translation inhibitor RaiA: MSIDITGRHIEISEPIRKFATDRLERLHGVIDAVQEVHFILTVEKHQRHIAELNIKTRRDFYHAEEVSTDMYTSVAAAVDKVEKQILKDKERNVTRKRHNKNGEVITTTSVVEVEQVLGERLPRIIRQNEVAAKPMSIDDAAVHIGASDDDFLVFRNADTERLNVVFKRKDGNIGWIEPEA, from the coding sequence ATGAGTATCGACATCACGGGCCGCCATATCGAGATCAGCGAACCCATCCGGAAATTTGCCACCGACCGCCTTGAACGGTTGCATGGCGTCATCGATGCGGTTCAGGAAGTCCACTTCATTCTCACGGTTGAAAAACACCAGCGTCATATCGCAGAACTCAACATCAAGACACGCCGCGATTTTTATCACGCCGAAGAAGTTTCGACGGATATGTACACCTCGGTCGCGGCCGCCGTTGATAAGGTCGAAAAACAGATCCTGAAAGACAAGGAACGCAACGTCACGCGAAAGCGGCACAACAAGAATGGCGAGGTCATCACCACCACTTCGGTTGTCGAGGTGGAGCAGGTTCTCGGCGAGCGCTTGCCGCGGATCATTCGCCAGAATGAGGTTGCCGCCAAGCCGATGAGCATCGACGATGCGGCTGTTCATATCGGGGCGTCGGATGATGATTTTCTGGTTTTCCGGAATGCCGACACCGAACGCCTGAACGTCGTTTTCAAACGCAAGGATGGCAACATCGGATGGATTGAACCCGAAGCCTGA
- the rapZ gene encoding RNase adapter RapZ, which yields MQPSSFIIITGLSGSGKGTFLRALEDRGFFCVDNLPLGLLPKFYELVVKSEGESAKAAMVIDVREGQTLSEFPNVYTELKRNPALAMSLWFLEASDAVLVRRFSETRRPHPLDPNRPVLEAIAQERELLAPIRQMADSILDTSQFTIHELRQHAVRLFEEKQAQHLLVSLVSFGFKYGVPIDSDLVFDVRFLPNPNFVPDLKPHTGADPAVQEYMNSHEATHKFLEHVYSFIDFLLPQYEKEGKSYVTISIGCTGGRHRSVFIANAIGEHLQNNKYRVKVSHRDSEKKG from the coding sequence ATGCAGCCATCGTCATTCATCATCATCACCGGTTTAAGCGGTTCGGGGAAGGGCACCTTCCTCCGGGCTCTGGAGGACCGGGGTTTCTTCTGTGTCGACAATCTTCCGCTTGGTCTCCTGCCTAAGTTCTATGAACTGGTCGTCAAATCGGAAGGCGAATCCGCGAAGGCTGCAATGGTCATCGATGTCCGTGAGGGCCAGACGCTGAGCGAGTTCCCGAACGTCTATACGGAATTGAAACGAAATCCGGCTCTCGCGATGTCGCTGTGGTTCCTCGAGGCCTCGGACGCCGTTCTCGTCCGGCGTTTCAGCGAGACCCGGAGGCCGCACCCGCTGGATCCGAACCGGCCGGTGCTGGAAGCGATTGCCCAGGAGCGGGAACTGCTCGCGCCGATTCGCCAGATGGCCGATTCCATTCTCGATACGTCGCAGTTCACGATCCACGAATTGCGGCAGCATGCGGTAAGGCTGTTCGAGGAAAAGCAGGCCCAGCACCTGCTCGTCTCACTCGTGAGTTTCGGATTCAAATACGGTGTGCCGATCGATTCCGACCTTGTCTTTGACGTGCGTTTTTTGCCGAATCCCAACTTCGTTCCGGACTTGAAGCCGCATACCGGCGCCGATCCCGCGGTGCAGGAATACATGAATTCGCACGAAGCGACGCACAAGTTCCTCGAACACGTTTACAGCTTCATCGACTTTCTTCTTCCTCAGTATGAGAAAGAAGGCAAATCGTACGTGACTATCTCCATCGGCTGCACCGGGGGAAGACACCGGTCGGTATTTATCGCGAATGCCATCGGCGAGCATCTCCAGAACAACAAATATCGCGTCAAAGTTTCACACCGGGACTCGGAAAAGAAGGGTTAA
- a CDS encoding PTS sugar transporter subunit IIA — translation MIGGLIVTHGRLAIELLNAAEMIVGEIHHITAVSLGWHDDVDMATGMIEKALDRVNGPDGVLILTDMFGGTPTNIASTFLGHDKVEVVTGVNLPMLIKFVQLGEGQTLAAAAKIVKEQGQSSIYIASQLLAPKQSS, via the coding sequence ATGATCGGCGGGCTTATCGTCACGCACGGCCGGCTGGCCATCGAGCTGCTGAATGCGGCGGAGATGATCGTCGGAGAGATTCATCACATCACAGCCGTTTCGCTGGGATGGCACGACGATGTCGATATGGCGACGGGAATGATCGAGAAGGCGCTCGATCGGGTGAATGGACCGGACGGTGTATTGATCCTGACGGACATGTTCGGGGGGACGCCCACGAACATCGCTTCGACGTTTCTCGGCCATGACAAAGTTGAAGTCGTCACCGGTGTGAATCTTCCCATGCTGATCAAGTTTGTGCAGCTCGGCGAGGGGCAGACGCTGGCGGCGGCCGCAAAAATCGTCAAAGAGCAGGGCCAGAGCAGTATTTACATCGCCAGCCAGCTGCTCGCGCCGAAACAGTCATCATGA